One Mycolicibacterium crocinum DNA window includes the following coding sequences:
- a CDS encoding ecdysteroid 22-kinase family protein — protein MSTPALSVPTDFADVSPNWMTQALAAHYPGATVSDVAIDLRDDGTNRRARLRLSYSEGTGPETVFVKAADPDHKELIRMTSGMFHEPRLFSSGVEIPLEHPVVYAALIDEDAYDFCLVMEDLTARGADPRDSLRPLTIDQARSGMRGLGRMHGRYWGARVLQEPALSWLEPFEPFDGLQYAPLPSALEQLDETTPSEVLAMSIDQLVEGVWKPYIRTLTTSPQTLLHGDPHIGNTYVTPDGQVGFLDWQVARRGNWSLDVGYFLQGALTVEDRREHERALLEEYRDALGLPSDELPSADEIWLRYRASVAHGLALWLATASSGGGLWQRLEVAVALAQRYANAYGDLDTPSAIAEITT, from the coding sequence GTGAGCACACCCGCACTGTCGGTGCCCACTGATTTCGCCGACGTCTCGCCGAACTGGATGACGCAGGCCCTGGCCGCCCACTACCCCGGCGCCACCGTCAGCGACGTCGCCATCGATCTGCGCGACGACGGCACCAATCGCCGTGCGCGGCTTCGGTTGTCGTACTCCGAGGGCACCGGACCGGAGACCGTGTTCGTCAAGGCCGCCGACCCGGACCACAAGGAACTGATCCGCATGACCAGCGGGATGTTCCACGAACCGCGACTGTTCAGCTCGGGCGTCGAGATCCCGCTGGAGCATCCTGTCGTGTACGCCGCGCTCATCGACGAGGATGCCTACGACTTCTGCCTCGTCATGGAGGACCTCACCGCCCGCGGTGCCGACCCGCGGGACTCCTTGCGGCCGCTGACGATCGACCAGGCGCGCTCCGGGATGCGTGGACTCGGGCGGATGCACGGCCGCTATTGGGGGGCGCGGGTGCTGCAGGAGCCGGCCCTGAGCTGGCTGGAACCGTTCGAGCCGTTCGACGGGCTGCAGTACGCGCCCCTGCCGAGCGCGCTGGAACAACTCGACGAGACCACTCCGTCCGAGGTGCTGGCGATGTCGATCGACCAGCTGGTCGAAGGGGTGTGGAAGCCGTACATCCGCACGTTGACCACGTCCCCGCAGACGCTGCTGCACGGCGATCCGCACATCGGCAACACATACGTCACGCCCGACGGTCAGGTGGGTTTCCTGGACTGGCAGGTCGCCCGCCGCGGCAACTGGTCGCTGGACGTGGGGTACTTCCTGCAGGGCGCGCTGACCGTCGAGGACCGCCGTGAGCACGAGCGCGCGCTGTTGGAGGAGTATCGCGACGCGCTCGGATTGCCCAGCGACGAGCTTCCATCCGCGGACGAGATCTGGCTGCGGTATCGGGCGTCGGTCGCCCACGGCCTGGCGCTCTGGCTGGCCACCGCCAGCAGTGGCGGCGGCCTATGGCAGCGGCTCGAAGTCGCCGTCGCCCTGGCGCAGCGCTATGCCAACGCCTA
- a CDS encoding MFS transporter, which yields MTIDQSLERTWTGHTRGSSAYARLLAALFCAGVATFAQLYSPQAVLPLISSDLGVGAAHAALIISASTVGLAIGVIPWSALADRIGRVKAITFSVSGATLVGMLVPFAPTFGLLMVGRFVEGLLVGGVPAIAVAYLTEEVDRAHAARAAGTFVAGTTIGGLLGRLVSSPVAEFAGWRIGVFTVAVICGMAAMGFVKLAPEPQGFTPASRRGANPEGSLARRLAANLRTPRQLVLFAQGFLLMGGFVALYNFLGYRLTAAPFHLPASVVSLVFLAYLAGTWASSRAGAEAARFGRKRVLLVSVVIMMVGIAITLSANVIAILIGLVVATAGFFGAHSTAAGWTGQSAPVGKAQASSLYNLFYYGGSSAIGWLGGVAFDERGWTAVAVTILVLAGIAASLAAVVLRESAQ from the coding sequence GTGACCATTGACCAATCGCTGGAACGCACCTGGACCGGGCACACCCGCGGCTCATCCGCGTACGCCCGACTCCTGGCGGCGCTGTTCTGCGCGGGCGTGGCGACCTTCGCGCAGCTGTATTCCCCGCAGGCCGTCCTTCCGCTGATCTCGTCGGACCTCGGCGTCGGAGCAGCCCATGCGGCACTGATCATTTCGGCATCCACGGTGGGTCTGGCGATCGGTGTGATCCCGTGGTCGGCGCTGGCCGACCGGATCGGCCGGGTCAAGGCGATCACGTTCTCCGTCTCCGGCGCGACGCTGGTCGGGATGCTGGTGCCGTTCGCGCCGACGTTCGGGCTGCTGATGGTGGGCCGGTTCGTCGAGGGCCTCCTGGTCGGCGGCGTCCCGGCGATCGCGGTCGCGTACCTGACCGAAGAAGTCGACCGCGCGCACGCCGCCCGGGCAGCAGGCACGTTCGTGGCGGGCACGACGATCGGCGGTCTGCTCGGGCGGCTGGTGTCCAGCCCGGTGGCCGAGTTCGCCGGTTGGCGCATCGGGGTTTTCACCGTCGCGGTGATCTGCGGGATGGCCGCGATGGGCTTCGTCAAACTGGCGCCCGAACCGCAAGGCTTCACGCCCGCGTCGCGCCGCGGTGCCAACCCCGAAGGCAGCCTCGCTCGTCGGCTCGCCGCCAACCTGCGCACACCGCGCCAGCTCGTCCTGTTCGCGCAGGGCTTTCTGCTGATGGGCGGATTCGTGGCGCTCTACAACTTCCTCGGTTACCGATTGACCGCAGCGCCATTCCATCTGCCCGCATCGGTGGTGAGCCTCGTGTTCCTGGCCTACCTCGCCGGCACATGGGCGTCGTCGCGGGCCGGTGCCGAGGCGGCCCGCTTCGGCCGCAAGCGGGTCCTGCTCGTCTCGGTGGTGATCATGATGGTGGGTATCGCAATCACCCTGAGCGCCAACGTGATTGCAATCCTGATCGGTCTGGTGGTCGCCACGGCCGGCTTCTTCGGTGCGCACTCCACCGCGGCCGGCTGGACCGGGCAGTCCGCGCCCGTCGGGAAAGCCCAGGCCTCGTCGCTGTACAACCTCTTCTACTACGGCGGGTCCAGTGCCATCGGTTGGCTCGGCGGCGTCGCGTTCGATGAGCGCGGATGGACGGCCGTCGCGGTCACCATCCTTGTGCTGGCCGGCATCGCCGCGTCACTGGCGGCCGTGGTGTTGCGAGAAAGCGCTCAGTAG
- a CDS encoding LysR family transcriptional regulator, translated as MHLEELQWFVVLAETEHVTEAAAELGVSQPTLSRALTRIEQKSGVALFDRVGRRLHLNEYGRIMLEHARRSIAEVQAAMDRIAALRDPDTGRVRLAFLHSLANWYVPEQLRRFRETAPKIQFDLFQGAAHEIARSILDGGSDIAITSPRPAPANFSWHRLYVERLCLAVPVGHRLAVRTRVNLSAAADEPFVALEKPFGLRQLTDELWTDAGIDPQIVFEASEIPTMEGLVAAGFGVAVVPVPRDGTDARVVHVPLSNSQAKREVGLAWRRDRPLAPPSQRFVDFLIEG; from the coding sequence GTGCATCTCGAAGAACTGCAGTGGTTCGTGGTGCTGGCTGAGACCGAACACGTCACCGAGGCCGCCGCCGAACTGGGGGTCAGCCAACCGACGCTGTCGCGCGCCCTGACCCGCATCGAGCAGAAGTCCGGCGTCGCACTGTTCGACCGTGTTGGCCGGCGACTTCATCTCAACGAGTACGGGCGCATCATGCTCGAGCACGCTCGCCGCAGCATCGCCGAAGTGCAGGCCGCTATGGATCGTATTGCCGCACTGCGGGATCCCGACACCGGACGAGTCCGCCTCGCCTTCCTGCACTCACTGGCAAATTGGTATGTGCCCGAACAACTTCGACGGTTCCGCGAAACGGCGCCGAAAATCCAGTTCGATCTGTTCCAAGGGGCTGCGCACGAGATCGCCCGCAGCATCCTCGACGGCGGGTCCGACATCGCCATCACCTCACCGCGGCCCGCCCCGGCCAACTTCTCCTGGCACCGCCTCTACGTCGAACGGCTGTGCCTGGCAGTGCCGGTGGGCCATCGATTGGCGGTGCGCACCCGCGTCAACCTGTCGGCGGCGGCCGACGAGCCGTTCGTCGCGTTGGAGAAGCCGTTCGGGTTGCGGCAGTTGACCGATGAGTTGTGGACCGACGCCGGCATCGACCCGCAGATCGTGTTCGAGGCCTCTGAGATCCCCACGATGGAGGGCCTAGTCGCGGCGGGATTCGGCGTGGCCGTGGTGCCGGTGCCGCGGGACGGGACTGACGCGCGGGTGGTCCACGTGCCGCTGTCGAACAGTCAGGCCAAACGTGAGGTCGGTTTGGCGTGGCGGCGGGATCGTCCGCTGGCGCCGCCGTCGCAGCGCTTTGTGGACTTCCTCATCGAGGGTTGA
- a CDS encoding MBL fold metallo-hydrolase produces MSVDNISRADELVPSRYAVQVGDIEVLVISDGVLPITASTLATTTPSAELAGWLDGQFLPRDVVDWPLNVVVVRTGGRTILVDAGLGVEFPDFPRAGQTVHRLEAAGIDPGAVTDVVLTHLHMDHIGGLLTDGLKARLRPDLRVHVASREAEFWEKPDFTHTVMPQPIPDVLRRTATQFLSDYRGQLRPFETEYEVAPGVLISRTGGHTPGHSIVRLESRGERLTFAGDAVFAPGFDNPEWQNGFEHDPTEAARVRVNLLREVAATGEALVATHLPFPSVCHVATAGDVFRCVPAVWDY; encoded by the coding sequence ATGAGCGTGGACAACATTTCCCGAGCGGACGAGCTGGTGCCGTCGCGCTACGCGGTGCAGGTCGGCGATATCGAGGTACTGGTGATCAGCGACGGCGTCCTCCCGATCACCGCGTCGACGCTGGCGACCACCACGCCGTCGGCTGAGCTCGCGGGCTGGCTGGACGGCCAGTTCCTGCCCCGCGACGTCGTCGACTGGCCGCTCAACGTGGTCGTTGTGCGCACGGGCGGCCGGACGATTCTCGTCGACGCCGGGCTCGGCGTGGAGTTCCCGGATTTCCCGCGGGCGGGCCAGACCGTCCACCGGCTCGAGGCCGCCGGAATCGACCCCGGCGCAGTCACGGACGTGGTGCTGACCCACCTGCACATGGACCACATCGGTGGACTGCTCACCGACGGGCTGAAGGCGCGCCTGCGCCCGGATCTGCGCGTTCACGTGGCCAGCCGCGAGGCGGAGTTCTGGGAGAAGCCCGATTTCACCCACACCGTGATGCCGCAGCCGATTCCGGATGTGCTGCGGCGCACCGCAACACAGTTCCTCAGCGACTACCGTGGCCAGCTTCGCCCGTTCGAGACGGAGTACGAAGTCGCGCCGGGTGTTCTGATCAGCCGGACCGGTGGGCACACACCGGGGCACAGCATCGTTCGGCTGGAATCCCGAGGTGAACGTTTGACCTTCGCCGGTGATGCGGTGTTCGCGCCCGGCTTCGATAATCCCGAGTGGCAGAACGGTTTCGAACACGATCCGACGGAGGCCGCCCGCGTGCGAGTGAACCTGCTGCGCGAGGTCGCTGCGACCGGCGAAGCACTCGTGGCCACCCACCTGCCGTTCCCGTCGGTCTGCCACGTCGCGACGGCCGGCGACGTGTTCCGCTGTGTGCCTGCGGTGTGGGACTACTGA
- a CDS encoding nitroreductase translates to MSSLPDAATLETVLDVAARAPSLRNLQPWRWQVDGEAVHLYADWSRRAGDTPADRRDVLLGCGAVLDHCVVALAAAGWHPSVRRFPDRADNSHLAILEVVEQPPQGGWRELASAIPQRRADRRPYSTRRIAPGTLEMLYIRARRLDVDLQVVPTSRWTRRDDGAIELRYPTGEQSNETPDGAVLLVLGTRNDGDDLRLRAGEALSHVALTATAMGFASCPLTEPLNDTRSRLALACEVFDGAAHPQALIRVGRPEEDAEPLPPTDRRAARDVTVWTRR, encoded by the coding sequence GTGAGTTCCTTGCCCGACGCGGCAACGCTGGAGACAGTGCTGGACGTCGCTGCTCGCGCCCCTTCCCTGCGCAACCTGCAGCCGTGGCGCTGGCAGGTCGACGGTGAGGCCGTGCACCTGTATGCGGACTGGAGTCGCCGGGCCGGCGACACCCCGGCGGACCGCCGCGACGTCCTCCTCGGCTGCGGGGCGGTCCTCGATCACTGCGTCGTCGCGTTGGCGGCGGCGGGTTGGCACCCGAGCGTCCGGCGGTTCCCCGACCGTGCCGACAACAGCCATCTGGCGATCCTGGAAGTGGTCGAGCAGCCGCCTCAGGGCGGGTGGCGCGAGTTGGCTTCGGCCATACCGCAGCGACGCGCCGACCGCCGCCCATACAGCACCCGGCGGATTGCGCCCGGCACGCTGGAGATGCTGTACATCCGGGCCAGGCGTCTGGATGTGGATCTACAGGTTGTCCCGACGTCGCGGTGGACTCGGCGCGACGACGGCGCCATCGAGCTTCGCTACCCCACGGGCGAGCAGTCCAACGAAACGCCCGATGGCGCAGTGTTGCTGGTTCTGGGCACGCGCAACGACGGTGACGACTTGCGGTTGCGAGCCGGTGAAGCGCTCAGCCACGTGGCGCTGACGGCCACCGCGATGGGGTTCGCGAGCTGCCCGCTGACCGAACCGTTGAACGACACCCGAAGCCGACTGGCGCTGGCATGCGAGGTGTTCGACGGTGCGGCCCATCCGCAGGCGCTGATCCGTGTCGGACGCCCGGAAGAGGATGCCGAGCCGTTGCCCCCGACCGACCGTCGGGCAGCGCGCGATGTCACTGTGTGGACCCGTCGTTAG
- a CDS encoding TetR/AcrR family transcriptional regulator, with the protein MSQPPGRPRDTALHAVILEAVRELLTESSYAEVTMDGVAARAQVGKKTLYRRWASKAPLVAEAVLDAYGRGGSFPVPDTGNLRADLLGWLIEHGEFITEPANAKLIRALVAAAAANSGDTEALYEQLSVPQRSGLADRVRRAVESGAVRPDTDADAIANALMGTLLLQVMSSPVPGDDTAGRYAALVDALLSGVSPA; encoded by the coding sequence ATGTCGCAACCGCCCGGCCGGCCCCGAGACACGGCACTGCACGCCGTGATCCTCGAAGCCGTGCGCGAGTTGCTGACGGAATCCAGTTACGCCGAGGTGACCATGGACGGTGTTGCCGCGCGTGCGCAGGTGGGCAAGAAAACGCTCTACCGGCGGTGGGCGTCGAAGGCGCCACTGGTCGCCGAGGCGGTGCTGGATGCCTATGGACGTGGCGGCTCGTTCCCGGTGCCGGACACCGGCAACCTGCGGGCGGACCTTCTGGGCTGGCTGATCGAGCACGGCGAGTTCATCACCGAGCCTGCGAACGCAAAACTCATCCGCGCACTCGTCGCCGCTGCGGCAGCGAATTCCGGTGACACCGAAGCACTTTACGAACAACTCAGCGTCCCACAGCGCAGCGGGCTGGCCGACCGGGTGCGGCGCGCGGTGGAGAGCGGGGCCGTGCGTCCCGATACCGACGCCGACGCCATCGCGAACGCGTTGATGGGCACGCTGCTGTTGCAAGTCATGAGCAGTCCGGTGCCGGGCGACGACACCGCAGGCCGCTACGCGGCTCTGGTCGATGCCCTGTTGAGTGGCGTCAGCCCCGCCTAG
- a CDS encoding MerR family transcriptional regulator, translated as MGSAAQILATTPAFLRSLDEAKLLTPQRSEGGHRRYSRYQLRVAARARELLDQGIALEAACRIIVLEDQLAEANAINAALHRRLDGASEGQPPTG; from the coding sequence ATGGGTAGCGCCGCGCAAATCCTCGCCACCACGCCGGCATTTCTACGAAGCCTCGACGAGGCGAAGCTCCTGACGCCTCAACGCTCCGAAGGCGGACACCGCCGCTATTCCCGTTACCAGCTGCGCGTCGCGGCCAGAGCCCGCGAGCTTCTCGATCAGGGCATCGCGCTGGAAGCCGCCTGCCGCATCATCGTCCTCGAGGACCAACTGGCCGAGGCCAATGCCATTAACGCGGCACTCCACCGTCGACTCGACGGCGCTTCCGAGGGACAGCCGCCGACGGGATGA